The Lactuca sativa cultivar Salinas chromosome 2, Lsat_Salinas_v11, whole genome shotgun sequence genome includes a window with the following:
- the LOC111912140 gene encoding uncharacterized protein LOC111912140 — translation MTTSKSNSSWSGTSRRKNREIIRCSCGDICPIYVSRTPENPGRKFRACPNYQDEDGGCGHFKWVDEEEDEFRAFKKQLNLQHKDIESVMLLKLIVGLLVSILVCLVAVVIKM, via the exons AATCAAATTCAAGCTGGAGTGGCACATCAAGAAGGAAAAATCGGGAGATAATACGATGTAGTTGTGGTGATATTTGCCCTATTTATGTTTCACGCACTCCAGAAAACCCAGGACGAAAGTTTCGTGCCTGCCCTAATTACCAG GATGAAGATGGTGGTTGTGGTCATTTCAAATgggttgatgaagaagaagacgaaTTTAGGGCTTTTAAGAAGCAATTGAACCTTCAACATAAAGATATCGAATCCGTGATGTTGCTCAAACTGATTGTAGGGCTGCTAGTGAGTATTTTGGTATGTCTTGTTGCGGTGGTTATTAAGATGTAA